Below is a genomic region from Leifsonia sp. Root112D2.
ATTCAGTCTGAAGCGGTCACGTTCTACGTTTGTGACGACGTATCGAAAGTCGATGTCTTGGACGACTCTGGGGCTTCGCTCGTGTCGCCAAGTAGAAACCCACGTACGCCGTTTTTGGTCACCGCTTCCTCAAAATCTGCTAGTTCGTTGTTGATTTCGTCCCGTGCAGTATGGGAAGGAAAAAATCTATGCGGTTAAGGGAAGTGACGCTCAGAATTGGATTTGGCCTGCTCGGTCTTTCAATTGGTTTCTCTGCTTTGACCCCGGCGTTTGCAGCAGCACCTTGTTCAGATCTCTCTCAAGCTACAGGCGGCTGCCCGATTGCCGGCGCATCTACCAATGGTAGAAGCGTTGACGTTCGGGCCGAGCGTCCCGCGACGGACAGCAGCGCACCGAAGAGGACGGCGTCCGACTCGGCTGACGACTCGAGCTCGAACGACGCCGTCTTGCCCGGCGGCGTCGTGGAGCCGGAGGACGGCTCCGTCATGCCCCCGATCATCCGTGACCCGATCAGCGCCTGGTGTGTGCCGAAGAGCCCGTGCGATCCGGCGTTCTCGGTTTCGGCTAGTGACCTCGTCAGCTTCGCCCCCGCCACCCCGACCATCTCGATGGAGCCCAACGGCTGGGGAGTCGTCGGGCTTCCGACCAATTTCGTAGCGCGAGCGGTCGGTGACATGCAGAGTGGCATGTTGCTCGGCTACCAGGCGAGCGTGCGCTTCACAGCGCTGAGCTACACCTGGAACTACGGTGATGGCGGCTCCCGCACGACCAGCGCCTCCGGCGCCACCTGGCGTGCCCTCGGAGTACCGGAGTTCTCGGCCACCGACACGAGTCATGTTTTCACCAGGAGCGGCGTCTATCCCGTTCGGCTCACCGTAAACTATGGCGCCGAATATCGTTACGCCGGGCAAGGCTGGCGACAGGTCATCGGCACGGTGGCGGCCTCATCCGGTGTTCTTGATGTCGTTGTGGGAGAGGCCAAGACCGTGCTCGTGAACCACGATTGTGCGGCGAATCCGCACGGTCCCGGCTGCTGAACGACCGCAGACGCACACGGGCGCTCGGCCGATAACGAACCTCATTGCAAGCCGGTGGGTTGCTCACAGCACGCACAAATAGAATGTTCAGCTTCGAGGCGGATGCTTTGAGTGCTTGGAAGGAGCATCACGATGACCGACACCCCGAACGAATCAGCAAACGCACCCGAGCCCGCCGCAGAGCAGCCCGAGACCGAACTGACGTCGTCGGTCCAGGAGAACGCACCGGCTGCATCCGCTGCGGAAGCCCCGGCAGAGACACCCGCTTCTGAGACCGCAGCCGCAGACTCCACCACTCAGCCGACAGTGCCGCAGCCCACGACTCCGAGCGCGGAGTACGGCACCGGCGCATTCGGCCAGCCCGTCGCATCCGCTTCGAACACCAACCCGAATGTTGCGCCGTATGCCGCGCCGCAGACCCACGCAGGCGAACAGCCATATGCGGGCCAGCAGCCCTACGTGGCGCAGCAGCCGGCAGCCCCGGCCGATAAGGAGAAGGTGGCCAGAAAGCACAGCACCGGCCTCATCATCGCCTCGCTCGCCGTCGGCGCCCTCATCGGCGGTGCAGCGGGCGGAGGAATCGGTGCGGGCGTTTTCGCCGCCACCCAGGGCAACTCCGGCACGACCCTCACTTCCACGGGTCCCTCCAATATCACCGTCAACAACACGAAGAGCGCCACGGTCGTGACCGCCGTCGCCGCGAAAGCATCGCCCAGCGTGGTCACCATTTCCGTAACCGGAACGAGTGAGAGCGGAACAGGCTCAGGCATCGTGCTGAGCAAAGACGGCTACGTGCTCACCAACACCCACGTCGTTACGCTCGACGGCCACGAGGCCAACGGCAAGATTCACGTACAAGACAACAATGGCAAGCTCTACACCGCCAAGGTTGTCGGCACCGACCCGATCGTCGACGTCGCCGTCATCAAGCTCGAAGGCGCCAGCAACATGACGCCGGCCACCTTCGCCGATTCGAGCAAGCTGAATGTCGGAGACACCGCAGTTGCTATAGGCGCGCCCCTCGGCCTGTCCGGCACCGTCACCGACGGAATCGTCAGCGCCCTCAACCGCAGCATCAGCATCGCCTCCTCGGCAGCTCCGAGTGGCAGCGCGCAAGACGGTGGGGGCAACAGCCAGACTCCGGGCGATCTGTGGAACTTCGATTTCGGTCAGGGCAACGGTGGTGGCAGCAGCCAGACGCCGAACAACAGCACTGCTACCCCCATCTCGCTTCCTGTCGTTCAGACGGATGCGGCCATCAAC
It encodes:
- a CDS encoding S1C family serine protease — encoded protein: MTDTPNESANAPEPAAEQPETELTSSVQENAPAASAAEAPAETPASETAAADSTTQPTVPQPTTPSAEYGTGAFGQPVASASNTNPNVAPYAAPQTHAGEQPYAGQQPYVAQQPAAPADKEKVARKHSTGLIIASLAVGALIGGAAGGGIGAGVFAATQGNSGTTLTSTGPSNITVNNTKSATVVTAVAAKASPSVVTISVTGTSESGTGSGIVLSKDGYVLTNTHVVTLDGHEANGKIHVQDNNGKLYTAKVVGTDPIVDVAVIKLEGASNMTPATFADSSKLNVGDTAVAIGAPLGLSGTVTDGIVSALNRSISIASSAAPSGSAQDGGGNSQTPGDLWNFDFGQGNGGGSSQTPNNSTATPISLPVVQTDAAINPGNSGGALLNDQGEVIGVNVAIAGASGSSSSGQQSGSIGVGFAIPSNLAQRVANELIRNHKGSHGLLGATVQDATADSSTSTVGALLHSISSGGAAANAGLKSGDIVTNFNGLPITSATDLTAQVRYLAGGSKADLTYVRNGKNYTVSVTLGTLAS
- a CDS encoding PKD domain-containing protein → MPPIIRDPISAWCVPKSPCDPAFSVSASDLVSFAPATPTISMEPNGWGVVGLPTNFVARAVGDMQSGMLLGYQASVRFTALSYTWNYGDGGSRTTSASGATWRALGVPEFSATDTSHVFTRSGVYPVRLTVNYGAEYRYAGQGWRQVIGTVAASSGVLDVVVGEAKTVLVNHDCAANPHGPGC